The nucleotide sequence GTCGTCGGGGACAGCACGGGACAATCCGAGCCATGCTCCACAGGAGGATCGGGATCGCCCGCCGCCACGGCCGACGAACCGCATGCGGATCCACCGAGGTGTCCTTGAATGGGTGCCCGGGATGAAACGGACCGGGATCGGTCATCTGTCGATCAGGAACCGGAAATTCACGAGAAAACCAGCCAAGGAGAACCGGCAATCAGGAATCAAACCGCCTGGGCCGGTCGCGCGAAACATCGGTTGCCGCAAACCATTTTCAATTCCGGGCCACCTGTCCGGCTGGCCGGTCAAATGCGTGATCTCATGCGTAGCACCGGAGAAACAAAGGCAATGCCAAAGAAGCGGAGCTGTAGGATTTTCAACCTCCCCGGGATTATCCGTGGGACAGGATGTCCCCCGGAGCGATCGTCAGAATGACGACGCCCCGTTGACTGCCCGTCGGAAGAGTTGATACCGAAGAACCGATGCCGGGGGCTGATGCCGGGGACTGATGCCGAAGGGAGCGTGTTTACCCTGAACGCTGTGTGCCGTGGACATGCTGTCCGGCTGCGGAACGAAACTGGGTCCGGAGGCAGGATGAAACGCGATCGGGAGGCGGTGGATCTGGTGAATCCGGAAGCCCTGTTTCTTCGGCGTATGATCCGTGGGAAAGGAACTTGGAATCCGTCGGAAAGGGACTTGGAAAATCCACTAGGTCATGCTCCGGCAGCTTCTGATCGAACCGGAGTGTGGAAAGCCAAGCTTGGGCGGGAGCTCCGCGGGATTCGGGAATACCGTGAGCCGGTCTGGGTTCCGGTGGATAGGCTGGAGCCGGACTCACACCGGCGGACTCATGCCTCGAACTTCGGAGACTGGCCCAGGAAGCGACGGGGATTCTTGTAAATGATCTGTTCGATGTCTTCCGCAGTGTGCCTGCGGCGTTTCATTTCCAGCGCGCATTTCGGGACAGCTAGGGGATCGGAGTGACCCCAATCACAGGCGGAATTCATCCAAAGGCGTTCGGCACCGTAGATTTCGAGCATGTCGATGGCGCGGTGCGGAGAGCATTTGCTTTCCGGGTAGAGCGTCATGCCGGCCCAGTAGCCGGCGTCAAGCACGTGGGAGATGGTGTGTTCCTCGACGTGGTCGATGATGATTTTCCCACGGTCCAGTTTGGAAAACGATGCGAGTGAATCGAGGATCAGCTTGGTTCCCTTGAGTTTGTCCTCAAGATGGGGAGTGTGGATGAGAATGGGGAGATCCCGGTCCTGCGCGAGCTGCACGTGCGCTTCGAAGATTTCCAATTCGTTCCGGGTGTTCTTGTTCAGGCCGATTTCGCCAATGCCCAATACCGTCGGACAATCGAGGAACCGCGGGATGAGGTCCATGACCTCGCGGGCGAATCCCGGGTCATCAGCTTCCTTCGGATTGATGCAGAGCCACGAGTAATGCCTGATGCCGTATTTCGCCGCGCGCTTGGGTTCGTATTCGGTGAGCTGGCGGAAATAGTCGTAAAATCCGTCGGCGGAGGAGCGGTCGAAGCCTGCCCAGAAGGCGGGCTCGCAAATTGCCTCGCAGCCGGAAAGGGCGAGTTTCTCGTAGTCGTCGGTCGTCCGGCTGACCATGTGGCCGTGTGGCTCTATGTATTTCATGAAAAAAGTTGATGGAGGATGGTGGGAAGCTGATGGAGGGGATGAGCGAGGCAGAGGCGGGTGTTTCCCGCCTCCCGGACATCAACCTTCCACACCCGGCTTTCTTGTTGGGAGGGCCGCGCCGAAGGCTCCTTGGAAAGGGGCGCTTCCGGAAATTTCCCCGCTATGGTCCGAAAAGGACTCCAGGACGACGCGGGCGCGGTCAGGACGGTCGGAGAGAAGGATGGGAAGTGCTGTCTTCATCGCGGTGAACCGGTAGTCTTCTTCGCCCTCGTGGCGATCGATGCGGTCGAGGAACGCGGCGAGGTCGATGAGCTTGTGTCTAGCGTCGATGAATTGCAGGTCTAGGAGGTCCTTCTTGCTCGGCATGGGGAAAGTTTAAGCAGGGATTTATAAATTCCTATCCCGAAGAATGGGGAAAATGAGGTGCCGCTTGCGCGACGGGCGGGGATGGTGTGAGCTTCGGGCGTGTTAGCGACTTACGTGCATGATTTGGATCCCGTGGCCCTGCCGATTTACGGCGGACTGGCGCTGAGGTGGTATGGACTGGCCTATCTGATGGGCTTCGTGGCGGGATTTCTGCTGCTGAAGAACCTCGCACAACGTGGCTTATGGGTGTTGAAGCCGGAGAAAACGGCGGATTTCATCGCCGCATGTGCCTTGTTCGGGGTGTTTTTGGGCGGGCGGCTGGGCTATATCCTTCTTTATTTCAAGGACGGAGCGATCAACTGGGAGTGGTTTGGAAACCTGTTTTCTTCAGGACAAAACCATGTAGCCGTATCCTTGGTCAATGCGGAGTGGGTGAACGCCATCGCGCAAAATCCTTCGGTCGTTTTCC is from Luteolibacter yonseiensis and encodes:
- a CDS encoding TatD family hydrolase — encoded protein: MKYIEPHGHMVSRTTDDYEKLALSGCEAICEPAFWAGFDRSSADGFYDYFRQLTEYEPKRAAKYGIRHYSWLCINPKEADDPGFAREVMDLIPRFLDCPTVLGIGEIGLNKNTRNELEIFEAHVQLAQDRDLPILIHTPHLEDKLKGTKLILDSLASFSKLDRGKIIIDHVEEHTISHVLDAGYWAGMTLYPESKCSPHRAIDMLEIYGAERLWMNSACDWGHSDPLAVPKCALEMKRRRHTAEDIEQIIYKNPRRFLGQSPKFEA